One genomic region from Evansella sp. LMS18 encodes:
- a CDS encoding MFS transporter, whose protein sequence is MIFIYAIIIVAFLDTFLQLPIISTYAHSVGAGNLLTGMIIAVYSLANMGGNIIAGHWIDQFGRRRILFFGMAFAAVTLLFYPLAETGWQLFFIRFLHGLAGGALIPAAFAYLGDLAPKNRRGKMMAFSGACIGTAAIIGPAAGGIISARISPEAVFYIASIIFVITCLAVLFLLKESAPASARRNVSLSHFRRLAFHPFMIQASLSALTLTLSMGVLTFALPLRTEELGFSPSVTGLLLSSFGIIALVIFLTPANRLYDKYRPQYIIIAGLVLIGLSLFSLSVLENIYLITAVMLIYGTGFSFVFPSMNRIIVEISGTSDRGKAFGVFYASYSLGIVAGSSFAGAAADLFGYPFRISGVLVLAMSLSLFCLVKKQSGSLKTHESAGLRDS, encoded by the coding sequence GTGATTTTTATCTATGCAATTATTATAGTAGCATTTCTTGATACATTTCTTCAGCTTCCCATTATCTCTACATACGCCCATTCAGTGGGAGCCGGGAACCTTTTAACAGGTATGATTATCGCGGTATATTCACTTGCGAATATGGGTGGGAACATTATTGCCGGACACTGGATCGACCAGTTCGGCCGGCGGAGGATTTTGTTTTTTGGAATGGCGTTCGCAGCAGTGACATTGCTGTTTTATCCTCTTGCAGAGACCGGATGGCAGCTGTTCTTTATCCGGTTTCTTCATGGCCTCGCCGGAGGGGCATTGATTCCGGCCGCATTCGCTTATTTAGGGGATTTGGCACCAAAGAACAGAAGAGGTAAAATGATGGCATTTTCCGGAGCCTGTATCGGAACAGCAGCGATTATTGGTCCGGCAGCCGGAGGGATTATTTCTGCCAGGATTTCCCCCGAGGCAGTCTTTTATATCGCATCCATCATTTTTGTTATCACTTGTCTCGCTGTACTGTTTCTGCTGAAGGAATCAGCACCAGCCTCTGCAAGGCGGAATGTCTCACTCTCACATTTCAGACGACTCGCCTTCCACCCTTTCATGATACAGGCATCTCTCAGTGCTCTCACTCTGACACTTAGTATGGGAGTTTTGACGTTTGCTTTGCCATTAAGGACAGAGGAGCTCGGTTTTAGTCCATCCGTGACCGGCCTGCTCCTGAGCAGTTTCGGGATTATCGCCCTCGTAATATTTTTAACGCCTGCAAACCGGCTTTATGATAAGTACAGACCTCAATACATTATCATAGCAGGCCTGGTACTGATCGGTCTTTCCCTGTTCAGTTTAAGCGTCCTTGAAAACATTTATTTAATTACCGCTGTAATGCTTATATACGGGACTGGTTTTTCTTTTGTTTTTCCTTCCATGAACAGAATTATTGTGGAGATATCCGGAACGAGCGACCGAGGGAAAGCCTTTGGTGTTTTCTATGCTTCTTATTCTCTGGGTATCGTAGCCGGCTCTTCCTTCGCCGGCGCGGCAGCCGACCTTTTCGGCTACCCTTTCCGTATCAGCGGGGTGCTTGTACTGGCCATGTCCCTCAGCCTTTTCTGCCTTGTAAAAAAACAGAGCGGTTCTTTAAAAACTCATGAATCCGCTGGTCTACGAGATTCGTGA
- a CDS encoding alpha/beta hydrolase, which produces MTQQYTWIEDMNNNTYEIDEKNPHYEDEALRQYLKYYQFNMEAVDEYRCGTVKASGKKQFIQFFLRKDPAGTVYLVHGYLDHSGGLSRTINQLLQQDYQVIVLDLPGHGFSEGNEGLLTSFDDYIAAIEQGYHLILDKLALKSMTGLGHSTGGALLFHASAEKRVELESLILAAPLYYPYQWKLFEGLLTLSGKIISRKKRGFKKNSEDKIYQQFLRSDPLQVRVLTAEWVTALKEWQLKIEGCPVAEQPVYVLQGTRDTTVDWKQNLRFYREKCGEFQVALFPGARHQLLNERKEITNLVDQRIHEFLKNRSVFLQGRKG; this is translated from the coding sequence ATGACACAGCAGTACACCTGGATAGAAGATATGAATAATAATACTTATGAGATTGACGAAAAAAACCCTCATTATGAAGATGAAGCGCTCAGGCAATACCTGAAATATTACCAGTTCAACATGGAAGCCGTGGATGAATACAGGTGCGGAACAGTGAAGGCTTCTGGAAAGAAGCAGTTCATTCAGTTTTTTCTCAGGAAGGATCCTGCGGGGACAGTCTATCTTGTCCACGGCTACCTGGATCATAGCGGGGGATTAAGCAGGACGATAAATCAGCTGCTGCAGCAGGATTATCAGGTGATTGTGCTCGACTTGCCAGGCCATGGTTTTTCTGAAGGGAATGAAGGCCTCCTCACAAGCTTTGATGATTATATCGCGGCGATTGAACAAGGGTACCATCTTATACTTGATAAACTGGCTTTAAAAAGTATGACAGGGCTGGGGCACAGTACCGGGGGGGCCCTTCTTTTTCATGCCAGTGCGGAAAAAAGAGTGGAGCTGGAGAGCTTAATCCTTGCCGCTCCGCTGTATTACCCATACCAGTGGAAATTATTTGAAGGGTTGCTTACTTTGTCGGGAAAAATTATCTCCCGTAAAAAGCGGGGGTTTAAGAAGAATTCTGAGGATAAAATATATCAGCAGTTTTTAAGGTCTGATCCGCTGCAGGTAAGAGTCCTGACTGCAGAGTGGGTAACTGCTTTGAAAGAATGGCAGCTCAAGATTGAAGGCTGTCCTGTGGCAGAACAGCCTGTTTACGTGCTGCAGGGCACAAGGGATACAACCGTGGACTGGAAACAGAACCTTCGTTTTTACAGGGAGAAGTGCGGGGAGTTTCAAGTGGCACTCTTCCCTGGAGCTCGGCATCAGCTTCTGAACGAGCGGAAAGAAATCACGAATCTCGTAGACCAGCGGATTCATGAGTTTTTAAAGAACCGCTCTGTTTTTTTACAAGGCAGAAAAGGCTGA